In Halomarina salina, one DNA window encodes the following:
- the rpsJ gene encoding 30S ribosomal protein S10, whose protein sequence is MQQARVRLAGTSPDDLDDICGDVRDIADKTGVALSGPVPLPTKRLEVPTRKSPDGEGTATWEHWEMRVHKRLIDIDADERALRQLMRVQVPNDVSIEIVLED, encoded by the coding sequence ATGCAGCAAGCACGCGTCCGACTCGCTGGTACCAGCCCCGACGACCTCGACGACATCTGTGGCGACGTCCGCGACATCGCGGACAAGACGGGTGTCGCGCTGTCGGGTCCGGTCCCACTCCCCACGAAGCGACTCGAAGTACCCACCCGCAAGTCTCCCGACGGTGAGGGGACGGCGACGTGGGAGCACTGGGAGATGCGCGTCCACAAGCGGCTCATCGATATCGATGCGGACGAGCGGGCGCTGCGCCAGCTGATGCGCGTTCAGGTGCCCAACGACGTCAGCATCGAGATCGTCCTCGAGGACTGA
- the tuf gene encoding translation elongation factor EF-1 subunit alpha produces the protein MADKPHQNLAVIGHVDHGKSTMVGRLLFETGSVPEHVIEQHREEAEEKGKGGFEFAYVMDNLAEERERGVTIDIAHQEFDTDSYYFTIVDCPGHRDFVKNMITGASQADNAVLVVAADDGVAPQTREHVFLARTLGIDELIIAVNKMDLVDYKEESYEEVKEEVIQLLKQVRFPSDDATFVPTSAFEGDNVSEASDNTPWYDGQTLLEALNDLPEPQIPTDAPLRLPIQDVYTISGIGTVPVGRVETGVLETGNNVSFQPSDVGGEVKTVEMHHEEVPRAEPGDNVGFNVRGIGKDDIRRGDVCGPAEDPPTVAETFQAQVVVMQHPSVITAGYTPVFHAHTAQVACTIESIDQKLDPASGEVAEENPDFIQSGDAAVVTIRPQKPLSIEPSGEIPELGSFAIRDMGQTIAAGKVLSVDER, from the coding sequence ATGGCAGACAAACCGCACCAGAACCTGGCCGTCATCGGCCACGTCGACCACGGGAAGAGTACGATGGTCGGGCGACTCCTGTTCGAGACAGGGTCCGTACCCGAGCACGTCATCGAGCAGCACCGAGAGGAAGCCGAAGAGAAGGGCAAGGGTGGCTTCGAGTTCGCCTACGTCATGGACAACCTCGCCGAGGAGCGCGAGCGTGGTGTCACCATCGACATCGCCCACCAGGAGTTCGACACCGACTCCTACTACTTCACGATCGTCGACTGTCCGGGTCACCGCGACTTCGTGAAGAACATGATCACGGGCGCGTCCCAGGCAGACAACGCCGTCCTCGTCGTCGCCGCGGACGACGGCGTCGCGCCCCAGACCCGCGAGCACGTCTTCCTCGCCCGCACGCTGGGCATCGACGAGCTCATCATCGCGGTCAACAAGATGGACCTCGTCGACTACAAGGAGGAGTCCTACGAGGAGGTCAAGGAGGAGGTCATCCAGCTCCTCAAGCAGGTCCGCTTCCCGTCCGACGACGCGACGTTCGTCCCCACCTCGGCGTTCGAGGGCGACAACGTCTCCGAGGCGAGCGACAACACGCCGTGGTACGACGGCCAGACGCTCCTCGAAGCGCTCAACGACCTGCCGGAGCCCCAGATTCCGACGGACGCGCCGCTCCGCCTGCCGATTCAGGACGTCTACACCATCTCGGGCATCGGGACGGTCCCGGTCGGCCGCGTCGAGACCGGTGTGCTGGAGACGGGCAACAACGTCTCGTTCCAGCCCTCGGACGTCGGCGGCGAGGTGAAGACCGTCGAGATGCACCACGAGGAGGTGCCCCGCGCAGAGCCCGGTGACAACGTCGGGTTCAACGTGCGTGGCATCGGCAAGGACGACATCCGCCGCGGCGACGTCTGTGGCCCGGCCGAGGACCCGCCCACGGTCGCCGAGACGTTCCAGGCGCAGGTCGTCGTCATGCAGCACCCGAGCGTCATCACCGCTGGCTACACGCCGGTCTTCCACGCCCACACGGCGCAGGTCGCGTGTACCATCGAGTCCATCGACCAGAAGCTGGACCCGGCCTCCGGTGAGGTCGCCGAGGAGAACCCCGACTTCATCCAGTCGGGCGACGCTGCCGTCGTCACCATCCGTCCGCAGAAGCCGCTCAGCATCGAGCCGTCCGGTGAGATCCCCGAACTCGGGAGCTTCGCCATCCGCGACATGGGTCAGACCATCGCCGCAGGCAAGGTCCTGAGCGTCGACGAGCGATAA
- a CDS encoding homoserine dehydrogenase: MRLAVVGAGAVGRAVVDLAASYDHEVVAVADSSSAAVAPSGETLDPDSVLGRKEEAGTVGDDAPEAALDADYDVLVEATPTTLGDAEPGYGHVETALDRDRHVVLANKGPVAERYDDLRAAERESEGRVLFEATVGGAIPAVTTIDDLGPSHVTAVRGVLNGTANFVLTRMAAEGLDYEHVLAEAQDLGVAEADPSFDVEGTDAALKCVILANVLYGGGYSLADADVEGIDGLPSEALSLAGEDGMTVRLIGSVEDGDIRVGPRLIPEHGTLAVAGTRNIVQIETDHAGRLNISGRGAGGPETATAVLADVGRLSRPTGRNS; encoded by the coding sequence GTGAGACTCGCCGTCGTCGGTGCGGGTGCGGTCGGGCGTGCGGTCGTCGACCTCGCGGCGTCGTACGACCACGAGGTGGTCGCCGTCGCCGACTCCTCGTCCGCGGCCGTCGCGCCGTCGGGCGAGACGCTCGACCCCGACTCGGTGCTCGGGCGGAAGGAGGAGGCGGGCACCGTCGGCGACGACGCGCCCGAGGCGGCGCTGGACGCCGACTACGACGTGCTCGTCGAGGCGACGCCGACGACGCTCGGCGACGCCGAACCGGGCTACGGCCACGTCGAGACGGCGCTCGACCGGGACCGCCACGTCGTGCTGGCGAACAAGGGGCCGGTCGCCGAACGCTACGACGACCTGCGCGCGGCCGAACGCGAGAGCGAGGGGCGCGTGCTGTTCGAGGCGACGGTCGGCGGCGCGATTCCCGCGGTGACGACCATCGACGACCTCGGCCCGTCCCACGTCACGGCGGTCCGGGGCGTGCTCAACGGGACGGCGAACTTCGTCCTGACGCGGATGGCCGCCGAAGGCCTGGACTACGAACACGTCCTCGCGGAAGCGCAGGACCTCGGCGTCGCCGAGGCCGACCCCTCGTTCGACGTGGAGGGGACCGACGCGGCGCTGAAGTGCGTCATCCTCGCGAACGTGCTGTACGGCGGCGGCTACTCGCTGGCCGACGCCGACGTGGAGGGCATCGACGGCCTGCCGAGCGAGGCGCTCTCGCTCGCGGGCGAGGACGGGATGACCGTCCGCCTCATCGGGAGCGTCGAGGACGGCGACATCCGGGTCGGGCCGCGGCTCATCCCCGAACACGGCACGCTCGCCGTCGCCGGGACGCGCAACATCGTCCAGATAGAGACCGACCACGCGGGTCGCCTGAACATCTCGGGCCGCGGTGCGGGCGGTCCCGAGACGGCGACGGCGGTGCTCGCGGACGTGGGCCGACTGTCCCGACCGACCGGTCGGAACTCCTGA
- a CDS encoding amino acid-binding protein, with translation MSDDSGSAPEGPVSDSPRAYTVRLELVDEPGELLNALRPIAENGGNLLSVFHERGHVTPRGHIPVEVDLEATPERFERIVTALRDNGVNVVRAGADRYGEQLTVVLVGHLVDTDLSDTLSQLERSTSATVVDFSLRLARGEVDDGVTSARVRLDAESGTARSVLDALRDVADEKGLTVVEPLVEVTP, from the coding sequence ATGAGCGACGACTCGGGGAGCGCGCCCGAGGGGCCCGTGAGCGACTCGCCGCGGGCGTACACCGTCCGCCTCGAACTGGTGGACGAACCGGGCGAACTGCTGAACGCGCTGCGCCCCATCGCCGAGAACGGGGGCAACCTCCTCTCGGTGTTCCACGAGCGCGGCCACGTCACGCCCCGCGGACACATCCCGGTCGAGGTGGACCTCGAAGCGACGCCCGAGCGGTTCGAGCGCATCGTCACCGCCCTGCGCGACAACGGCGTCAACGTCGTCCGCGCCGGTGCGGACCGCTACGGCGAGCAGTTGACCGTCGTCCTCGTCGGTCACCTCGTCGACACCGACCTCTCGGACACCCTCTCGCAACTGGAGCGCTCGACGAGCGCCACCGTCGTGGACTTCTCGCTGCGCCTCGCGCGCGGCGAGGTGGACGACGGCGTGACGAGCGCCCGCGTCCGCCTCGACGCCGAGTCGGGGACGGCGCGTTCGGTGCTCGACGCTCTCCGGGACGTCGCCGACGAGAAGGGACTCACCGTCGTCGAACCGCTCGTGGAGGTGACGCCGTGA
- a CDS encoding DUF7537 family lipoprotein, with amino-acid sequence MNRTVLTLVLCVLTVLAGCGAGPSNDGSSGAATTDGSGAGAGTEVADTTGTDGGSATATTGGETTQSGTGGQSGESLDGATYTRFVTALESAGSFTATERMTLRTDDTGASFAEATFETVSRVDVAGDRGFAETTSEVAGASDEFGSVSSASERYTDGATTYQREVVSMGDFSQTQYDVSVTGAGTIQPVSLESLVGSPDDGANESSEEFGQVQFTRVGTETYDGVQVTRYEASGPAVTDIVNAGLDDGSDASFSSAAAAVLVDGEGVIRSQSFSFTFEQDGVTYDAELERVVGDLGSTTVAEPDWLAEATARSGQ; translated from the coding sequence ATGAACCGTACTGTTCTCACACTGGTGCTCTGTGTACTGACCGTCCTCGCTGGCTGCGGTGCGGGGCCGTCGAACGACGGGTCGAGTGGTGCCGCGACCACCGACGGGAGCGGCGCGGGTGCCGGGACGGAGGTGGCCGACACGACCGGAACCGACGGCGGGTCGGCCACGGCGACGACCGGTGGGGAGACGACCCAGTCCGGAACGGGCGGACAGAGCGGCGAGTCGCTCGACGGGGCGACGTACACGCGGTTCGTCACCGCCCTGGAGTCCGCTGGGAGTTTCACCGCGACCGAGCGGATGACGCTACGGACGGACGACACGGGCGCGTCGTTCGCCGAGGCGACCTTCGAGACGGTGTCGCGGGTCGACGTCGCGGGTGACCGAGGGTTCGCCGAGACGACGAGCGAGGTGGCCGGCGCGTCCGACGAGTTCGGAAGCGTCTCCTCGGCGTCCGAGCGCTACACCGACGGGGCGACGACCTACCAGCGCGAGGTGGTCTCCATGGGTGACTTCTCGCAGACGCAGTACGACGTGTCCGTCACCGGTGCGGGCACCATCCAGCCCGTGAGCCTCGAATCGCTCGTCGGGAGTCCCGACGACGGAGCCAACGAGTCGAGCGAGGAGTTCGGGCAGGTCCAGTTCACCCGCGTCGGGACCGAGACGTACGACGGCGTCCAGGTGACCCGCTACGAGGCCAGCGGTCCGGCGGTGACCGACATCGTCAACGCGGGTCTCGACGACGGGTCCGACGCGTCGTTCTCCAGTGCCGCCGCCGCGGTCCTCGTCGACGGCGAGGGCGTCATCCGCTCCCAGTCGTTCAGCTTCACGTTCGAGCAGGACGGGGTGACCTACGACGCGGAACTGGAGCGCGTCGTCGGTGACCTCGGCTCGACCACCGTGGCGGAGCCGGACTGGCTCGCCGAGGCGACGGCACGGAGCGGGCAGTAG
- a CDS encoding Hsp20/alpha crystallin family protein, whose translation MGPRDRDDRDPFDDIFRELSRMMDDMIGADMGVDVHSAADAGFGDDVHITTEEDDEHVYVVADLPGVEKDGIDIKCDGRTLTIAAATDRRQYEERLRLPTRVDEHSATATFNNGILEVTFLRADSSADINLD comes from the coding sequence ATGGGACCTCGTGACAGGGACGACCGCGACCCCTTCGACGATATCTTTCGCGAACTAAGTCGGATGATGGACGACATGATCGGCGCGGACATGGGCGTCGACGTGCACAGCGCCGCCGACGCCGGGTTCGGCGACGACGTCCACATCACCACCGAGGAGGACGACGAACACGTCTACGTCGTCGCCGACCTCCCCGGCGTCGAGAAGGACGGCATCGACATCAAGTGCGACGGGCGGACGCTCACCATCGCGGCCGCGACCGACCGCCGCCAGTACGAGGAGCGCCTTCGACTGCCGACCCGCGTCGACGAGCACTCCGCGACGGCGACGTTCAACAACGGCATCCTCGAAGTCACCTTCCTCCGCGCGGACTCCTCCGCGGACATCAACCTCGACTGA
- a CDS encoding type II glyceraldehyde-3-phosphate dehydrogenase, with protein MIRVGINGYGTIGKRVADAVAAQDDMELVGVAKTRPNFEAETAVSKGYPLYAAVEDRRHLFDEADIDVAGGVEDLVEASDVVVDACPSGIGAENKPIYEEYDTPALYQGGEDADLVDTSFNARSNYAQAEGADHVRVVSCNTTGLSRLLAPLQEEYGVQKARVTLVRRGGDPGQTGRGPINDILPNPVTLPSHHGPDVNTIFPDLNIDTLGMKVPATLMHTHSVNVQLEEVPTADEVRDLLGAESRLFLVPEKYAIDGAGKLKEFAMDHGRPRADIWENCIWDESITVEDDDLYLFQAIHQESDVVPENVDAIRAVLGEADREESMARTDEAMGLGF; from the coding sequence ATGATACGCGTGGGCATCAACGGCTACGGTACCATCGGGAAGCGCGTCGCGGACGCCGTCGCCGCCCAGGACGACATGGAACTGGTCGGCGTCGCCAAGACGCGCCCGAACTTCGAGGCCGAGACCGCGGTGTCGAAGGGCTACCCGCTGTACGCGGCCGTCGAGGACCGTCGGCACCTGTTCGACGAGGCGGATATCGACGTCGCCGGCGGCGTCGAGGACCTGGTCGAGGCGAGTGACGTCGTCGTCGACGCCTGCCCGTCGGGCATCGGCGCGGAGAACAAGCCCATCTACGAGGAGTACGACACGCCCGCCCTCTACCAGGGCGGCGAGGACGCGGACCTCGTGGACACCTCGTTCAACGCGCGGAGCAACTACGCGCAGGCGGAGGGCGCGGACCACGTCCGCGTCGTCTCTTGTAACACGACCGGCCTCTCGCGCCTGCTCGCGCCGCTGCAGGAGGAGTACGGCGTACAGAAGGCGCGCGTGACGCTCGTCCGTCGCGGCGGCGACCCCGGCCAGACCGGTCGCGGTCCCATCAACGACATCCTGCCGAACCCGGTGACGCTCCCGAGCCACCACGGCCCTGACGTGAACACCATCTTCCCGGACCTGAACATCGACACGCTCGGGATGAAGGTGCCGGCGACGCTGATGCACACTCACTCCGTCAACGTCCAGCTAGAGGAGGTTCCGACGGCCGACGAGGTCCGCGACCTGCTCGGCGCGGAATCGCGGCTGTTCCTCGTCCCCGAGAAGTACGCCATCGACGGCGCGGGGAAACTGAAGGAGTTCGCGATGGACCACGGCCGACCGCGCGCGGACATCTGGGAGAACTGCATCTGGGACGAGTCCATCACCGTCGAGGACGACGACCTCTACCTGTTCCAGGCCATTCACCAGGAGTCCGACGTCGTCCCCGAGAACGTCGACGCGATTCGCGCCGTCCTCGGAGAGGCCGACCGCGAGGAGTCGATGGCCCGCACCGACGAGGCGATGGGCCTCGGGTTCTGA
- a CDS encoding aminopeptidase encodes MTDLSAPALTAIEQCLALDTDESCLVVTDEKREPIGEALYDAARAVTDDVSIVRYPPGDQHGEEPPAPVAAAMREADVFLAPTTKSLSHTRARSQATAAGARGATLPGITEEVFTTGLDTDYDAIERHTRETYEQVAGADEVRVTAPNGTDITFRPGEREWLQDTGIVHEAGGFSNLPAGETFVSPETADGTYVVDGTMMPYGLLDGQELRFEVEDGYVTDISDDEVREQVETGAEEVGQDAYNLAELGIGTNVAVTDLVGSVLLDEKAAGTVHIAIGDDAGIGGDTDAPLHLDGIIREPTVYADGEEVSLPSPN; translated from the coding sequence ATGACGGACCTCTCGGCACCAGCCCTGACCGCCATCGAGCAGTGTCTCGCCCTCGACACGGACGAGTCGTGTCTCGTCGTCACCGACGAGAAGCGCGAACCAATCGGCGAGGCGCTGTACGACGCCGCCCGCGCGGTCACCGACGACGTGAGCATCGTCCGCTACCCGCCGGGCGACCAGCACGGCGAGGAGCCGCCTGCGCCCGTCGCCGCCGCGATGCGCGAGGCCGACGTGTTCCTCGCGCCGACGACGAAGAGCCTGAGTCACACTCGTGCGCGCTCGCAGGCGACCGCGGCCGGCGCACGCGGCGCGACGCTCCCCGGCATCACCGAGGAGGTGTTTACGACCGGCCTGGACACCGACTACGACGCCATCGAGCGTCACACCCGCGAGACGTACGAGCAGGTCGCCGGAGCCGACGAGGTCCGCGTCACCGCCCCGAACGGGACCGACATCACGTTCCGCCCCGGCGAACGCGAGTGGTTGCAGGACACCGGCATCGTCCACGAGGCAGGCGGGTTCTCGAACCTCCCGGCGGGAGAGACGTTCGTCAGCCCCGAGACCGCCGACGGCACGTACGTCGTCGACGGGACGATGATGCCCTACGGCCTGCTCGACGGGCAGGAGCTCCGGTTCGAGGTCGAGGACGGATACGTGACGGACATCTCCGACGACGAGGTGCGCGAGCAGGTCGAGACGGGTGCCGAGGAGGTCGGACAGGACGCGTACAACCTCGCCGAACTCGGCATCGGGACGAACGTCGCCGTCACGGACCTCGTCGGGTCCGTTCTGCTCGACGAGAAGGCCGCGGGCACGGTCCACATCGCCATCGGCGACGACGCCGGAATCGGCGGCGACACCGACGCACCGCTCCACCTCGACGGCATCATCCGGGAACCGACCGTGTATGCAGATGGGGAAGAGGTCAGCCTGCCGTCGCCGAACTGA
- a CDS encoding HVO_0476 family zinc finger protein, whose product MSEPAQQVAVPCPACSPDLETVHEVLAPGDTLTVRCTECDHTHKTSIEEEEEVERPVIVSQDGESFKTRVNAPPDELVAVGEEFIVDAEEALMTVRITSLEVGGEQRAESAPVADVETFWTRAVDNVTVPVTLNPKDGSHDGTRSVDFLLPGDHEFVVGETVELGDEEFTVKSIRIREDAVGPGTDMTQLRYDGDDAIAKDIKRVYGDDETSDAWSAW is encoded by the coding sequence ATGAGCGAACCAGCACAGCAGGTCGCGGTCCCCTGCCCGGCCTGTTCGCCGGACCTCGAGACCGTCCACGAGGTGCTCGCGCCGGGGGACACGCTGACCGTCCGCTGTACGGAGTGCGACCACACGCACAAGACGTCCATCGAGGAAGAGGAGGAAGTCGAACGCCCGGTCATCGTCTCGCAGGACGGCGAGTCGTTCAAGACCCGCGTGAACGCGCCGCCCGACGAACTGGTCGCGGTCGGCGAGGAGTTCATCGTCGACGCCGAGGAGGCGCTGATGACCGTCCGCATCACGAGCCTCGAGGTCGGCGGCGAGCAGCGCGCCGAGTCCGCGCCAGTCGCCGACGTCGAGACGTTCTGGACCCGCGCCGTCGACAACGTCACCGTCCCCGTCACGCTGAACCCGAAGGACGGCAGCCACGACGGGACGCGGAGCGTCGACTTCCTGCTCCCCGGCGACCACGAGTTCGTCGTCGGCGAGACGGTCGAGCTCGGCGACGAGGAGTTCACCGTCAAGTCCATCCGCATCCGCGAGGACGCGGTCGGCCCCGGCACCGACATGACCCAGTTGCGCTACGACGGCGACGACGCCATCGCGAAGGACATCAAGCGCGTCTACGGCGACGACGAGACCAGCGACGCCTGGTCGGCGTGGTGA
- a CDS encoding protein-L-isoaspartate(D-aspartate) O-methyltransferase — protein sequence MSDDTDDATGDDATGGDGTDERFRDARNRLLDALRESGRVQRESVLEALGRVPRHEFLPADQRDAAYEDRPLPIGQGQTVSAPHMVAIMADHLALSPGDRVLEVGTGCGYHAAVTAELVGGEHVYSVEYHGDLANRARDTLSRLGYDVHVRTGDGREGWAEHAPYDAVYATCAPADLPDSLVDQLAPGGTLVAPVGDDSQRLVVVEKDTDEDVSRRAEGRVRFVPMQG from the coding sequence GTGAGCGACGACACGGACGACGCGACCGGCGACGACGCGACCGGTGGCGACGGGACCGACGAGCGGTTCCGCGACGCGCGGAACCGCCTGCTCGACGCCCTGCGCGAGAGCGGCCGGGTCCAGCGCGAGTCGGTCCTCGAAGCGCTGGGCCGCGTCCCGCGTCACGAGTTCCTGCCAGCCGACCAGCGTGACGCCGCCTACGAGGACCGACCGCTCCCCATCGGACAGGGCCAGACGGTGAGCGCGCCGCACATGGTCGCCATCATGGCCGACCACCTCGCGCTCTCGCCGGGCGACCGCGTCCTCGAGGTCGGCACCGGCTGTGGCTACCACGCCGCCGTCACCGCCGAACTCGTCGGCGGCGAGCACGTCTACAGCGTCGAGTACCACGGCGACCTGGCCAACCGCGCCCGCGACACGCTCTCGCGACTCGGCTACGACGTCCACGTCCGCACCGGCGACGGACGAGAGGGCTGGGCCGAGCACGCCCCCTACGACGCGGTGTACGCGACGTGCGCTCCCGCCGACCTCCCCGATTCGCTGGTCGACCAGCTAGCACCCGGCGGAACGCTCGTCGCTCCGGTCGGCGACGACAGCCAGCGACTCGTCGTCGTCGAGAAGGACACCGACGAAGACGTCTCGCGGCGAGCCGAGGGACGCGTGCGGTTCGTCCCGATGCAGGGCTGA
- a CDS encoding protein-L-isoaspartate O-methyltransferase family protein has protein sequence MDPAVLREDMVDSLQYEAKGVVRSDEVGLAMRDVPRHEFLGDDRSAYADRAFERHGTTVLAPSTAARLLEALALREDDNVLVVGAGIGYTTGVAAEIVGAANVHAIDITRRLVYEARRNLSSAGYGEVLVDRRNGMDGLPEYAPYDRILLEAAAIEPPRALVTQLADDGRLVMPLGAGSQSLVSVGPTGSVEERHGPVLFKPMLVEGEQADTVERNRTVREDREHAERGSSRRNGWEHEWLDWDERLQGTR, from the coding sequence ATGGACCCGGCCGTCCTTCGGGAGGACATGGTCGACAGCCTCCAGTACGAGGCGAAGGGCGTCGTACGGAGCGACGAGGTCGGCCTCGCGATGCGCGACGTCCCCCGACACGAGTTCCTCGGCGACGACCGTTCCGCGTACGCCGACCGCGCGTTCGAGCGACACGGGACGACCGTCCTCGCGCCGAGCACCGCCGCCCGCCTCCTCGAAGCGCTCGCGCTCCGGGAGGACGACAACGTCCTCGTCGTCGGCGCGGGCATCGGCTACACCACGGGCGTCGCCGCGGAGATCGTCGGCGCGGCGAACGTCCACGCCATCGACATCACGCGACGGCTCGTCTACGAGGCCCGGCGCAACCTCTCGTCGGCGGGCTACGGTGAGGTGCTCGTCGACCGCCGGAACGGGATGGACGGCCTCCCGGAGTATGCACCCTACGACCGCATCCTCCTCGAAGCGGCGGCCATCGAGCCGCCACGGGCCCTGGTGACCCAGCTGGCCGACGACGGCCGGCTCGTGATGCCTCTCGGTGCGGGCAGTCAGTCGCTCGTCTCCGTCGGTCCGACGGGCAGCGTCGAGGAGCGTCACGGCCCGGTGCTGTTCAAGCCGATGCTCGTCGAGGGCGAACAGGCCGACACCGTCGAGCGCAACCGGACCGTCCGCGAGGACCGCGAACACGCCGAACGCGGGTCGTCCCGTCGCAACGGCTGGGAGCACGAGTGGCTCGACTGGGACGAGCGACTCCAGGGAACGCGGTAG
- a CDS encoding DUF7382 domain-containing protein, producing the protein MFDRFDSLARFDPRDDLRRLRGDERAIEGLPIRLVIALVVGVASLGVMMQMLSGVSGLAVTELDTQPTPEVVTPGDQQVEVRVVTPEGRPVAGATVVAKADTARLDGVVTAETDTDGTATLDLAPTLGPNQADGTVTFDVKPPAGGEFVDRRANTRLLVVAEN; encoded by the coding sequence ATGTTCGACAGGTTCGACAGCCTCGCCCGGTTCGATCCACGCGACGACCTCCGGCGACTCCGCGGGGACGAACGGGCTATCGAGGGACTACCCATCAGACTCGTCATCGCGCTGGTCGTCGGCGTCGCCAGCCTCGGCGTGATGATGCAGATGCTCTCGGGCGTCTCGGGACTCGCGGTCACCGAACTCGACACGCAGCCGACCCCCGAGGTGGTGACCCCCGGCGACCAGCAGGTCGAGGTCCGGGTGGTCACGCCGGAGGGTCGTCCCGTCGCCGGCGCGACGGTGGTCGCCAAAGCCGACACGGCCCGACTCGACGGCGTCGTCACCGCGGAGACCGACACGGACGGGACGGCGACGCTCGACCTCGCTCCGACGCTCGGACCGAATCAGGCGGACGGCACCGTCACGTTCGACGTGAAACCGCCCGCAGGGGGCGAGTTCGTCGACCGACGGGCGAACACGAGGCTGCTGGTGGTCGCCGAGAACTGA
- a CDS encoding ATP-binding protein, with product MHVLGSTAELGPVAHLGAYRARDGSPGEEVGLDVGGPHAALVVGKRGSGKSYTLGVLAEELARTDGVAPIVVDPMGAFRTLAEAPDDVPARVVEPRVRADALEPKAWCALLGLDATGAVGALVWRAASEATTLDAMRAFVDASDVAREVRLAAENHLDLADSWGVFDGDPADLSGGEATVVDCSGLDDAPMNAVCLAVASDCYRGRLDGSVERLPWLLVDEAHVFFEGVAASALRRVLTRGRAPGVSLVCATQRPSALPGVAVSQSDLVVMHRLTGRADLAAFRDTRPTYVDEGFERRMPERPGDALVVDDATEGVHAIRVRERLTPHGGSSPRVETDDGDAGREGENENADGRGDDSGGEE from the coding sequence ATGCACGTCCTCGGCAGCACGGCCGAACTCGGTCCGGTCGCCCACCTCGGCGCCTACCGCGCCCGCGACGGGAGCCCCGGCGAGGAGGTCGGTCTCGACGTCGGCGGCCCGCACGCGGCGCTCGTCGTCGGCAAGCGCGGGTCCGGGAAGTCGTACACGCTCGGCGTCCTCGCCGAGGAACTGGCCCGAACCGACGGCGTCGCCCCGATCGTCGTCGACCCGATGGGTGCGTTCCGAACGCTCGCCGAGGCCCCCGACGACGTCCCGGCGAGGGTCGTCGAGCCTCGGGTACGCGCCGACGCACTCGAACCGAAGGCGTGGTGCGCGCTCCTCGGTCTGGACGCCACGGGCGCGGTCGGCGCGCTCGTCTGGCGCGCCGCGAGCGAGGCGACGACGCTCGACGCGATGCGCGCGTTCGTCGACGCGAGCGACGTGGCGCGAGAGGTCCGACTGGCCGCCGAGAACCACCTCGACCTCGCCGACTCGTGGGGGGTGTTCGACGGCGACCCCGCGGACCTCTCGGGCGGCGAGGCGACCGTCGTCGACTGCTCCGGACTGGACGACGCCCCGATGAACGCGGTCTGTCTCGCCGTCGCCAGCGACTGCTACCGGGGCCGACTCGACGGGTCGGTCGAGCGGCTGCCGTGGCTCCTCGTCGACGAGGCGCACGTCTTCTTCGAGGGCGTCGCCGCGAGCGCGCTCCGGCGGGTACTCACGCGGGGGCGTGCGCCCGGCGTCAGTCTCGTCTGTGCTACCCAGCGACCGAGCGCGCTCCCCGGCGTCGCCGTCTCGCAGTCGGACCTCGTGGTGATGCACCGACTGACCGGTCGCGCGGACCTCGCGGCGTTCCGCGACACCCGGCCGACGTACGTCGACGAGGGGTTCGAGCGCCGGATGCCGGAGCGTCCGGGCGACGCGCTGGTGGTCGACGACGCCACGGAGGGCGTCCACGCGATACGAGTGCGCGAACGGCTGACGCCACACGGCGGGTCGAGTCCGCGGGTCGAAACCGACGACGGCGATGCCGGGAGAGAGGGAGAGAACGAGAACGCCGACGGGAGGGGTGACGATTCCGGTGGAGAGGAGTGA